In a single window of the Leopardus geoffroyi isolate Oge1 chromosome D2, O.geoffroyi_Oge1_pat1.0, whole genome shotgun sequence genome:
- the NDUFB8 gene encoding NADH dehydrogenase [ubiquinone] 1 beta subcomplex subunit 8, mitochondrial, whose protein sequence is MAAARARVLGVRWLQRAARTVVPLGARTASHITKDMLPGPYPKTPEERAAAAKKYNMRVEDYQPYPDDGMGYGDYPKLPDRSQQERDPWYDWDHQDLRLNWGEPMHWDLDMYIRNRVDTSPTPVSWNLMCKHLFGFVAFMLFMFWVGETYPTYQPVGPKQYPYNNLYLERGGDPTKEPEPVVHYEI, encoded by the exons ATGGCGGCGGCCAGGGCGCGGGTCCTGGGAGTCCGATGGCTGCAAAGGGCAGCCCGGACCGTGGTGCCGTTGGGTGCACGGACAG CTTCGCACATTACCAAGGACATGCTCCCGGGGCCCTATCCCAAGACCCCAGAAGAACGGGCCGCCGCCGCCAAGAAGTATAATATGCGAGTAGAAGACTACCAACCGTACCCTGATGATGGCATGGG aTATGGGGACTACCCAAAGCTCCCTGACCGCTCACAGCAGGAGAGGGATCCATGGTATGACTGGGACCACCAAGACCTGAGGTTGAACTGGGGTGAGCCG ATGCACTGGGACCTTGACATGTATATCAGGAACCGTGTGGACACATCCCCTACACCTGTTTCCTGGAATCTCATGTGTAAGCACCTCTTCGGCTTCGTGGCCTTCATGCTGTTCATGTTTTGGGTTGGGGAGACTTACCCCACCTACCAGCCTGTG GGGCCAAAGCAGTATCCTTATAACAATCTGTACCTGGAAAGAGGCGGCGATCCCACCAAAGAGCCTGAGCCGGTGGTTCATTATGAGATCTGA